One Bythopirellula goksoeyrii genomic window, CCTTTACAAAGAACAGCACGAAGGTCGTGAACCACCCAAAAACCACCTTGACCCCGACTGGATCGATTGGCGAGCCGATTTGCTTAACGACTTTATGGGCAGGATGTACCACGAGCTAAAAGCAATCCGTCCCGAGGCCGTAGTTTCTGCAGCACCGAGCATTTATCCTTGGTGCAAGCAACAGTATTTGCAGGATTGGCCTATGTGGATTGAAAACGGGTGGGTAGACGAAATATCCCCACAGATTTATCGCACGGAGGTAGCAGTCTACGAAGCTGAATTGAAGAAGATCGTTGACCAGTTTGTCGCCCCAGAGAATCATCACCTATTGAGCCCAGGAATCCTGGTACTCACAGCGGATAGTGATTTCAACGATGCCGAGCGAGTGCAAGGCATGGTCGACGCCAATCGTGCTGCAGGCATAGATGGGGAAGTTTTCTTCTATGACGCCGCCTTAATCGAACACCGGACTTTTTTCGAATCGTTGTACAAGTGAGCCCAGTCTACCATAGTTCAAAGTTTTACTCCCAAACCCTATTTATGGCGCTTCGAATTAAGCTTAGAGATTGACTGTGCCAAAAACATCAGCGGACATAGCAGTTCAATTAATTGCACTAACTCACCGAAACATGTGTACTATACGCTTTCTAATCTGAATCAAGATGTTCCAAAGTGATGCTCGATCAGGCTTCTTTAGAAAAGTCTTCACTCACAAGGATGGGGCCTGCCCCAGCGAGATGCGGTCGGTAACCAGTTGTAGTCTTCCTCCCAGGCCGTAGTCAGCTTCCTTACTGCGGATAAACTTTCAGAATTCCTCCCGAGCCAGGAACTCAACCCCCAGGCAGCTATGAAAGCTCTCCGCGTAGCCGTTCTCCCAGGGACTCCCTGGCTCAATGTATAGCGTCTCGATGGCAACCCGCGTCCTCCACCGCTGGATTGCCTGGGCGATGTCGCCATCGTATTTGAGAGCACGATCAATATGCATATCCGCTCTTTGCGGAAAAAGCTTGCTGCCCACGCCGATTTGATCCAAACGGTTCGCGGCATTGGGTATCGCCTACGCGATCCGACTGATCTCGTGCTGACATGAGATAAGTGCTTGGGGAGTCGAAAATTACACAGACTTCCGAGGAGCAAACCACACGTATTGAAAATCACTGGAGTGGCCAGCTTCATTCTGCTATTTTTTCCACCCACTTTACTCTGTGGGTCTTCACCCCATGACGGAGGGAAAGCTAGTTCGCCAATGCAACCCAATCTCCGGATGAGAGCTCAATCACGAATTCGTTCACCGTCTCCGGCTCCACAACAATCCATTGCCCTTCAGATCGTCGGAAAGCAAGACTTTCATCTCTAGCTTTATCGAAAACGGCACGCACAATCATTGCCTGATGATTTCCTACTAAAGCGCCGTCGTTCTTAGCAAATGTTCCAAGCTCGAATGTGCCGTCGGAACGAATTGTGCCTATCCCCTGCTTGCCACCCCCCACAGGAAGAAACAGTATCCGCCCTCCTATTGCCTGTTGGCCGTTGTAGGTCACCTTACCGTTTACTTTTGCCACAGGTGGATGAGCGGTGCCACATCCAACCAGAAATACACAAACGAGGAAGCTGAGAAACTGGAGAATTCCAGAAAGTTTTGTTGTCATTATGTTCAATGATTTAATACTTACTCTCAAAATTGCACATCGGAAATCAGGTTGCCGTCGTCGATATTTCCCAGATAGCGATAGGTCTGAAAATCAATTGTTTCATTCACAAAATGGACTGAGGCATCTCCAAAGCAGAAATAGGCTCCACCATCATGCCAACTGAATGCACACGCATCATCTGTTGCGAGCCCAAAGTTTTCAACCGACTTGGGGCTGATTCCGCAGTTTATGATGTTTTGGTTCTTCGTCTCGAAGTGAGCCGATTCGTCCTCCTCGACCCCTCCGATCCATACAGGCCATTTGCTTGGCTCCTGACCAATCACATAAGCCGATTCGCCCAGGGCAATTGTATTGCTTAGGCCATCCGTCACATCTTTCATGCGAACGAAACTCTTGCCGCTGACCTTCTTGAGTTCGCTAGAGGTAGCAAACATACCATTTCCCGGGATTCCTCCAGCACTATCTTGGGCTCCGGCGCATGCGCGATAGTCGCTCGTGGCGTATCCGACCATATGCTCGGGAACTGGAAAGTCTCTTGTATTTTGATATTGTGGTGCTTCCAAAGCACTAAACACATTGGGCACATGAGATGGCATCGCCGAAGAAGGGCATCGAAAGACCGAAATTTCGCTTTCACCAGCAGGAATGATTTTGCCTGTTTGGTAGAAGGCTACTAGAAACGGGCTCGGCTTCCAATCGGGGTTGATTTGTTCATAAAGCGGATTGAGTTCCAGATGAGGCAATAAAGCTACCGACCAGCCGTATCCTTGTTCTTCACTTTCTGGAAAACCAGTGGTTGAATTAATGCCACTCTTGTCTGCCCCGTAGACTGAAAGCGGAAAGTGACGATAGGCACTGTGATAATTCTGCAGTGCGAGTCCCATCTGCTTGAGATTATTCTGACACTGCATCCGCCGGGCTGCCTCACGTGCCGCTTGCACTGCAGGTAGCAAGAGCGCGACCAACGCCCCGATGATGGCAATCACTACTAAGAGTTCAACCAAGGTAAATGCTCGGCGGACTGAATATCGGCAGTAATTCCATTTCTTCATTTTTTTATCTTCCTGAAACAGAGGATCGGAATGGTAAGCTCAAGATCACTTTTTGTCGTAAGCTGCTCCGAACTAGCGGATCTCAAATGCTCCTAAGTCGGGCGCACTGCCACGAAATGCCTGTGGATGGACAACGTTTTTCTGCGATCTCAGCTCAATCTGAGTCGTTCCACGATCAATGCACAAACTACCGACGAATGGCTTATATGTTTCGTCAAGCTGCGGATCCTCGCGAATTAGCAAGCCTGATTTCAGATCGCTATCTATTGGTTCTGCTCCGTTTTCCCATAAGAGGTTGTGACTCAGTTTGGCTGTGCCATTCACGTTTTTCAGGGGTGTGTGCAGGTTTTCGACAAACAGATTATTGATAACTTGAACATTGCCTCCGCCGGAAAGCCCGTAGGAATTTCGGCAGATTGTGTTATTGATCAGTGCAATGGGTTCAGGTATCGTCGTGCCACGATAGTCTTCCAGGGTGATGCCATCGGACATGAAGCCTATCCCCGCCATCGCATTCTCGGCGATTAGATTGCGCTCAATCGTAATCCTACGATCCGAATGCCCTGGATAGTCGATCACCTGAATTCCATCCTCGCCGTTGCCTGTGATCGTGTTATCCCGAATGATAATTTCGAGCGTTGGCCCCTCGTAATCATGAAGCCGAATTTCAATGCCGTCGTCGTCGTTGTCACGTAGGATGTTGTTTGAGACTAGCACTTCACAAGCCAAGTCCAAGTCGATGGCATCGTCGTCATTGGCAACAAACGTGTTGAAACGACATTCGCCACCACCCCCTTCGTAATCAATCGCGTCTTTATTGTTTACAAAATGATTGAACAAGATTCGCGATTTTGCATGACATGAGATACCATCGTCGCCGTCTCGAATCGTAAATCCCAGAATAGTCGTCTGTGGACCTGCATCGGGCTCAATTAGAATCACAGCATCGACGACCGCATCGATATCGTCTTCCGGATCGGGGTCAGGCACGATTGAGCCGTCCAGAACTGTCTGCTTGATGTATTTCGTCTCTTTCGTGGTGAGATACCAAGAGGCGAGGATTACCGATTTTCCAGAGATCCTGAGCGACTCGTGATAAACGCCAGGAGCGATCAGAATTGTTTCTCCATCCTCTGCGGCATCAATCGCAGCCTGTATCGACGGATACTCTTCAGGCACTTCCAGACACTTGATCGCCACTTCTGCTAGATTTTCACACCAGGAAACCGAACCGCATCCGATGAACCCGATCACATAGCAGAATATCTGACAAGCACATTTCGGCAGGTTAGTCCAATGCATCGTGAGAATAGACATGTTTTTATATCTGAGTTTTTGTCGTTTGGAACAAATTGATTCGGGTACTTTTCACGTCCGCCCCCAGTCTAGACATCTGTTTGAAGAACTGATGAAGATTTCGTGAGTCTTATTTTCTTCTCCTGAGGAGTAGCTGTGGAATGTGAATTAGCACGTCGTCATTCCTTAACATTTCTTTAATCTGAAGCACTTCCATTGTTCATCAATTCCTCACATGTTCTCTTAGACTTGGAAAACATCACGAAATCAAAATATCCACAACTGCTTTCGAAAGTGTGACTTGTGAACGAATCACTACTAAAGTCCCCTATAGGTCGCGAACCAACATTTCTATTGATAGCGGTAATTTGTTGTGCTATCTCTTCTACTTCCGCAGCGATTCGCTTCAACGAGATCTATTATTCTCCTGAAGTCCCCGAAGATGGACGGCAGTTTATCGAATTGCAGAGCACGACAGGCGGGATCGAATCGCTGGCGAATCTCTCGATTCTGGAGATTGACGGCGATCTCGTTCCAAGTCTGATGGACAATCCAGGCACGATCCTATCTGTGATTGACCTAAGCAGTTTATCCACGGGTTCCAATGGTCTGTTCATGTGGAGAGACTCGGCATCGATCGTTCTCGACAATTCCAAAGCTCCAGGCGTCCAGGGTCCTGGTGCCACGACCGTTTTGGGACTCGATCTCTTCCCCGGCAGAGTCGACCTCGGCTACGAGGGGGACGAGAACGGTGGGACAAAGATCTATGAGAACGATGTTTCTAACTTCCTGTTGGTGAGCAACTTTTCGGGGACACTAGGAATGGACCTCGACCCCGGCAACGACGGGATTTTCGATTCAACACCGTGGACGAGTGTAATAGACGCGTTGAGCGTAAAAGAACCGGCCGATCCAGGCTTTCAATATGCCGAGTCAGTAGGAGGTGTTAATGCCGTCTTGCCGTTCGGTGCCGATGTTTTTAGTTGGGACCCTGTTGAGAACATGTGGTCATTCTTCGACAGCGGTAGTGGAGAAGACGATAGTGGCTATGTTGGTCCCTTCTTTGCCAATGATGGACAGGGTTTCTATGGTAATAATGATGCTGCTTTTCAAGATGGACGTACCATTCATGTAACTGCAAGCTCCGAATTCCTTTTTGCAACTCCAGGTGCTGAAAACATATCAGGCGTTGGGGGACTGTACAGAGGAGATACGGACCAGGATGGTGATGTCGATGCTGCCGATATAGATTTTCTTTATTCAAATCTAGGCGTTGTCGGACCAAGGTTCGACGTTGCACTCAATTTCGGAGCGGCTAGCCAAATCGATGTCGACGCCCTCGTGCAGGGAGATACTGGAGTCCGTTCGGAGGATTTGTTTTTTACCGATTACGGCGATGCCGACCTCGATGGCGACGTCGATGGACACGACTTTTTCGCTTGGCAGCGAGGCCACGGTACCAACAGCGGCTGGGCACTCGGTGATTTCAACGGGGACATGATCATCAACCAAATCGATCTGGCCACCTGGCAAAACAAGTATGGATTTGTCCGGCCACTGTCCGCCGTGACCGCCGTCCCCGAACCGACTACGACAATGCTCATTGCCATCGGTTTGGTTCTAATTAGCAGTGCTTTGAATCGTAAGCCAGCCTGAATATTGCCTTTGTTCGATGTAAATTTGTTTGTCTCAACAACATGTAAAATGGAGAAGTACTAATGAAGTCGAAAATCATGTTAACAATCGCAGCAATTCTAATTTGCTGCCAATCGGCGTTTGCCGCATTGCAAATCAACGAGATATATGTCAGTCCCGAGGACCCGAAAGACGACCGTCAGTTTTTTGAACTCTTTAGCTCGACGGGAACAACCTCCCTCAACAATGTGTGGTTTCTAGAAATCGAAGGTGACTTGCCGATTGAACCCACCCAACTCGACAACCCGGGCCAAGTTCTCAATGCCTTCGATCTCAGTGCTTTTTCCACAGGTTCCAATGGCTTGTTCCTCCGCAGAGATTCTGCCACCGTCATTGATATCGATCCGTTGACATCTGGCGTCCAGGGACCTGATGGGGCTACCACGGTTGATGTTGGAGGCTTCAGCCAGATTTTTGGCTACGATGAAGAAGACATTAATGAAGATCCCATCTTTGAAAACAATGTCCATAGTTATCTTCTCGTAGAAGGGTTCACCGGTGCCATAGGGGACGATCTTGATGGCGATGATGATGGAGTTCTCGATGTTGCTTGGACAGGATTTCACGATGGGGTTTCCCAAGCCGAGACTGGTGATGCCGGTTATCAATATGCCAGCCAGTTTGGCGGCAATGATATACTACTTGGGTTCGGCGCAGATGTTTATCAAAGGCGACCGAGTGATGGTCTCTGGATGTTCTTCGACTCGAGCAGCGGGGACGGTGAGCCCGCCGGGTTCAATGGACCATTCTTCGCTAATGATGGTTCTGGACCTGGCGACAGCGATGCTGCCTTCGAAGATGGTACTGAGATCACTGTGAATCCTAGTTCGATGTACCTCTTCGCCACGCCTGGTGGAGCGAATGTGCAGATACCTGAGCCAACCAGCGTAGTATTGTTGACTCTGCTAACAATGGCAGGGTTTTTCCGTCGGAGCTATTGAATTCCTGAATTTTCAACCATCAAGGCCGGCTTGCCGCGCCGAGAAACTCATTCTCGGAGCGGCTTTTTCTTTTGGGAAATCACTGCAGGCCTTGTAAGCAAAAAGCATGTGGGCAACGGCGAACCGGTTAACCCAGCACAATTAGATTATTTCGATGCACTACTTCATAGTACGGTCGACGGCCCAGGAGTTCGGCAATACGCTCGCTCGGTTGCCGGGCAATCACACGCATTTCGTCAGCCGGGTAATTGCTCAGTCCTCGAGCAAACTCTACTCCTGCCTCGTCACAAAGCGAGACGACGTCCCCCTTGACAAAATTCCCTTCCACCTCGGCAACCCCCACGGCCAGGAGGCTCCGCCCGTCGGCTGAAATTGCCTGACAGGCCCCCGCGTCAAGCAATAGCCGTCCGTTGGGGCTGGCACTCCACCCGATCCAGCGCTTGCGAGAGTCGACCGCAGGGCCTTCGGCCAGAAACAACGTCCCTACCTCTTTGCCTGCTAAAATATCCACGAGAACATTCTCCCGGTGACCATTCGCGATAACCACATTTTCACCAGCGGAGGTGGCAATCCTGGCCGCAATCAGTTTGCTCGTCATCCCTCCAGTACTCAACCGCATTCCCGGACGGCGCGGATCATCGCGTACCAACTCAGCTTGTGCTGCGGTCAAATCGGTAATCACCGAGAGTACTTCCGAAGCCGCATCGTGTGGATCGCCCGAGAATACTCCTTCGATATCTGAGAGCAGCACCAAGAGTGGAGAGCGAATAAGGTTTGTAACCAAGGCGGCCAGTCTATCATTGTCCCCAAAGCTCAACTTCAATTCTTCGACACTCACGGTATCGTTTTCGTTGATGATAGGCACGGCATTCGATTCAAACAGCGCAAAGAGCGTGTTGCGAACATTAAGATAGCGGGTGCGGTCCTTGAGGTCCTCGGCAGTGAGCAACATTTGGGCTGCATGTAATTGATGCGGTTCCAAGGCTCGATTGTAAGACTCAATAAGAACGCTCTGACCAATTGCCGCGGCGGCCTGCAGTTGGGCCAAATCGGTTGGTCGCTGTTTAAGACCTAGTCGCCCTAGTCCCGCTCCGACGGCCCCGCTACTGACCAGAACACATTTCTTGCCAGCCTGCCATAGCTGGGCAACCTGCCCGGCGATACTCTCGATGCGATTCTTGTCGAGCATACCGTCGGAGTTGGTCAGCACGCGGGTACCGACCTTTACGACGACCAAATCGGCGTTGGACATTATTTCTTGCCGCACGAGTTCCGACATAGAGCATCAGGCTAAGGCTGGAGGAAGTACAGTTATTGTGAGTGGATTGGCGGTTGCCACCGGTATTCACGCTCTCGCCGGCGGTTGGCGCCGCTCCGCTCATGGTACTCCAGCAGGCACCAACGGCACTAGCGGGCTTTCTTGCGGACGCGCTTCTTTTTCTCCCACCGAGTTTTTATCGGCCTCAGAGCCATCGATCACTCTGGCTCTGGTTTCAGATTGCCAGACATCAACTCATAAAGGAGCTTGGAGATCGATGCAGCTGTGATCGCATAGGTTTCCGTCCGCCCCGAGCGGGCAATATTGAACCCGACTACTTCGCCGTCCAAATTGACCACTGGTCCGCCACAGTCGGTTGCGTTGATAACCGTATCGTGCTGAAAAGCGCTGGGAAACCCAAATCTCCTCTCGCTCAAGCCGCTACCAAGCCGGTTTTGAAACTCGTTCCTGGAAGGCTGAAGTCCAGGGAATCTCCCCATCAAGACCGCTTCCACGTCAAGTTGCTCTCCGTCTCGCTGAATCTTCAAGGAAACTCGATCTCCCGGATTGAACTCCTGAACACGTTGAATCAATGCCTCGCGACTAGGCGTCGGCACGCGGTCGATCTCCAAGATAGTGTCGTTGACCAACAATCCAGCCTTGGATGCTGCCGAACCAGGAAATACCCGTACAATCAACGCACGATTTGCCACCGCATCAAGCTGAATCCCCAGGATACCCGCCTGATGGGGAATCTCGCGAGGCTCGACACTTACAATCCCCACTGCGATTGGGTAACTGTCCATTCCCGCCGAAGCAAGCCACGAACCCACCACGGGTACGACGCTATCCGAAATCGCAAGGGTAGGCAATTGTTTGGCATCAACTTTGAGCATGGCAACGTCAAATTCGCGACTCGCACCTACGACGCGGGCGTCCAACTCACGACCATCATGGAGCCGACAGGTGATTGGTCCCACCAAGGCACTCCCCTTGGTTAGTATCCACCCGTCCGGTCCCACGATGCCCCCCAGAGCAACCTGGCGCCCTTCGCACTTGATTTCGACAATGGCCTTCCTCACACCAGCCACAACCTCTTGAAACGCGGCCCGCACATGGGGGCCATGGGCAAAGCGCCAACTAGGAACCGTAATCCGTTCGGTGGGATAGTTGTGAGCAGCCACTCCCAATTCATCAGAGGACTGCGCGAGTAGTGTCTCACCCGATTCGCAGCACAACAGCAAAATTCCTACTAGCGTACAAGCCTGTATTTTTCTTTGCATTAAGGTTGCTCTCGCGATTCGGGTTGGGCTTCACTGGAGGAAGGGTCAAAACTGCCGGGCAAGGGCTCACCAATTGAGCTCAGCATAACGTCGAGTTCCATCACGTGGGCATTGCGCATAAGCTCAAGATGGATCGTATCACCAGGGGATTTGCGTGAAATGGTCTCTGTGAGTTGAAGTATCGATGCAATTGCCTGACCATCGACTGCCACTATCTGATCTCCAGGCAAGACTCCGGCTGCCTCTGCAGGAAATCCTCCAAAAACCTGCGTGACTACTGTTCGCTCATTGATCGTGCGACCTGCCAGCCCCAATACGGCCCAGTTGCCATCGTGGTCACGCTCGGCGACTTCTCCTCCCCAAACTTCACCCTGAAGCATTTTCTCCCAGACGGGCCGAATTTCGGTCACAGGGACATGAAAATTGTGAACGACTTCCGGTCCAATGCTCATGTGAATCGCCATCACCTCCCCTCTCATGTTGAACAATGGCCCCCCTGAATCGCCACCAACCAAGGTGCAATCTGTGCAGATCCATTGATCATCGGCCGCCAACACCCGCCCCAACCTCACCGGCGGAGAACGATCATCAAGAATCCCCCCGGGTTG contains:
- a CDS encoding integrase core domain-containing protein; translated protein: MHIDRALKYDGDIAQAIQRWRTRVAIETLYIEPGSPWENGYAESFHSCLGVEFLAREEF
- a CDS encoding winged helix-turn-helix domain-containing protein, translated to MHIRSLRKKLAAHADLIQTVRGIGYRLRDPTDLVLT
- a CDS encoding DUF1559 domain-containing protein, with amino-acid sequence MKKWNYCRYSVRRAFTLVELLVVIAIIGALVALLLPAVQAAREAARRMQCQNNLKQMGLALQNYHSAYRHFPLSVYGADKSGINSTTGFPESEEQGYGWSVALLPHLELNPLYEQINPDWKPSPFLVAFYQTGKIIPAGESEISVFRCPSSAMPSHVPNVFSALEAPQYQNTRDFPVPEHMVGYATSDYRACAGAQDSAGGIPGNGMFATSSELKKVSGKSFVRMKDVTDGLSNTIALGESAYVIGQEPSKWPVWIGGVEEDESAHFETKNQNIINCGISPKSVENFGLATDDACAFSWHDGGAYFCFGDASVHFVNETIDFQTYRYLGNIDDGNLISDVQF
- a CDS encoding right-handed parallel beta-helix repeat-containing protein, with the translated sequence MSILTMHWTNLPKCACQIFCYVIGFIGCGSVSWCENLAEVAIKCLEVPEEYPSIQAAIDAAEDGETILIAPGVYHESLRISGKSVILASWYLTTKETKYIKQTVLDGSIVPDPDPEDDIDAVVDAVILIEPDAGPQTTILGFTIRDGDDGISCHAKSRILFNHFVNNKDAIDYEGGGGECRFNTFVANDDDAIDLDLACEVLVSNNILRDNDDDGIEIRLHDYEGPTLEIIIRDNTITGNGEDGIQVIDYPGHSDRRITIERNLIAENAMAGIGFMSDGITLEDYRGTTIPEPIALINNTICRNSYGLSGGGNVQVINNLFVENLHTPLKNVNGTAKLSHNLLWENGAEPIDSDLKSGLLIREDPQLDETYKPFVGSLCIDRGTTQIELRSQKNVVHPQAFRGSAPDLGAFEIR
- a CDS encoding PEP-CTERM sorting domain-containing protein; protein product: MNESLLKSPIGREPTFLLIAVICCAISSTSAAIRFNEIYYSPEVPEDGRQFIELQSTTGGIESLANLSILEIDGDLVPSLMDNPGTILSVIDLSSLSTGSNGLFMWRDSASIVLDNSKAPGVQGPGATTVLGLDLFPGRVDLGYEGDENGGTKIYENDVSNFLLVSNFSGTLGMDLDPGNDGIFDSTPWTSVIDALSVKEPADPGFQYAESVGGVNAVLPFGADVFSWDPVENMWSFFDSGSGEDDSGYVGPFFANDGQGFYGNNDAAFQDGRTIHVTASSEFLFATPGAENISGVGGLYRGDTDQDGDVDAADIDFLYSNLGVVGPRFDVALNFGAASQIDVDALVQGDTGVRSEDLFFTDYGDADLDGDVDGHDFFAWQRGHGTNSGWALGDFNGDMIINQIDLATWQNKYGFVRPLSAVTAVPEPTTTMLIAIGLVLISSALNRKPA
- a CDS encoding PEP-CTERM sorting domain-containing protein (PEP-CTERM proteins occur, often in large numbers, in the proteomes of bacteria that also encode an exosortase, a predicted intramembrane cysteine proteinase. The presence of a PEP-CTERM domain at a protein's C-terminus predicts cleavage within the sorting domain, followed by covalent anchoring to some some component of the (usually Gram-negative) cell surface. Many PEP-CTERM proteins exhibit an unusual sequence composition that includes large numbers of potential glycosylation sites. Expression of one such protein has been shown restore the ability of a bacterium to form floc, a type of biofilm.), which produces MKSKIMLTIAAILICCQSAFAALQINEIYVSPEDPKDDRQFFELFSSTGTTSLNNVWFLEIEGDLPIEPTQLDNPGQVLNAFDLSAFSTGSNGLFLRRDSATVIDIDPLTSGVQGPDGATTVDVGGFSQIFGYDEEDINEDPIFENNVHSYLLVEGFTGAIGDDLDGDDDGVLDVAWTGFHDGVSQAETGDAGYQYASQFGGNDILLGFGADVYQRRPSDGLWMFFDSSSGDGEPAGFNGPFFANDGSGPGDSDAAFEDGTEITVNPSSMYLFATPGGANVQIPEPTSVVLLTLLTMAGFFRRSY
- the proB gene encoding glutamate 5-kinase, which encodes MSNADLVVVKVGTRVLTNSDGMLDKNRIESIAGQVAQLWQAGKKCVLVSSGAVGAGLGRLGLKQRPTDLAQLQAAAAIGQSVLIESYNRALEPHQLHAAQMLLTAEDLKDRTRYLNVRNTLFALFESNAVPIINENDTVSVEELKLSFGDNDRLAALVTNLIRSPLLVLLSDIEGVFSGDPHDAASEVLSVITDLTAAQAELVRDDPRRPGMRLSTGGMTSKLIAARIATSAGENVVIANGHRENVLVDILAGKEVGTLFLAEGPAVDSRKRWIGWSASPNGRLLLDAGACQAISADGRSLLAVGVAEVEGNFVKGDVVSLCDEAGVEFARGLSNYPADEMRVIARQPSERIAELLGRRPYYEVVHRNNLIVLG
- a CDS encoding S1C family serine protease, encoding MQRKIQACTLVGILLLCCESGETLLAQSSDELGVAAHNYPTERITVPSWRFAHGPHVRAAFQEVVAGVRKAIVEIKCEGRQVALGGIVGPDGWILTKGSALVGPITCRLHDGRELDARVVGASREFDVAMLKVDAKQLPTLAISDSVVPVVGSWLASAGMDSYPIAVGIVSVEPREIPHQAGILGIQLDAVANRALIVRVFPGSAASKAGLLVNDTILEIDRVPTPSREALIQRVQEFNPGDRVSLKIQRDGEQLDVEAVLMGRFPGLQPSRNEFQNRLGSGLSERRFGFPSAFQHDTVINATDCGGPVVNLDGEVVGFNIARSGRTETYAITAASISKLLYELMSGNLKPEPE
- a CDS encoding S1C family serine protease, with the translated sequence MKPLHFVSMFLTCLSTFGLLRAAEPLPFSSELTTVLSDRYPHGVEDLKLLEEQVQLVAAQAVPATVEVEIGRSIGSGVIISKEGLVLTAAHVIGRPGRRATLVLADGRRLKGRTLGAHHWMDAGMVQITDPPGDLPFAPLAPEEAVEIGQWVVATGQPGGILDDRSPPVRLGRVLAADDQWICTDCTLVGGDSGGPLFNMRGEVMAIHMSIGPEVVHNFHVPVTEIRPVWEKMLQGEVWGGEVAERDHDGNWAVLGLAGRTINERTVVTQVFGGFPAEAAGVLPGDQIVAVDGQAIASILQLTETISRKSPGDTIHLELMRNAHVMELDVMLSSIGEPLPGSFDPSSSEAQPESREQP